The stretch of DNA GCCCTTGACCGATACGATGATGGGGATTTATCCTTCATATTACGAAATTAATGGTGAAAAGAAACAAATTATTGGGACACAATTTGAAACAACGGCTGCACGTCAAGCCTTCCCATGTATTGATGAACCAGAAGCCAAAGCAACCTTTGACTTAGCCATCAAATACGATGAACACGCGGGTGAAACAACGATCAGCAATATGCCTGAAACGAAAGTCGAAAATGGGGTCCATTATTTTGACACCACGGTTAAAATGTCGACTTACTTGATTGCGTTTGCTTTTGGTGAGTTACAAAGCAAGCTCACCACCACTAAGAGTGGCGTCAAGGTTGGGGTGTTTGGTACCAAAGCCCATCAAGCAAATGAACTTGATTTTGCCTTAGATATTGCCAAACGGTCAATCGAATTCTATGAAGATTTTTATCAAAAGCCATATCCGCTACCACATTCATGGCAATTAGCTCTACCAGACTTTTCGGCAGGTGCCATGGAAAACTGGGGCTTAGTCACTTATCGGGAAGCTTACCTCTTACTCGATCCTGATAACACCGCCTTAGATATGAAACAACGGGTCGCAACTGTCATTGCGCATGAGCTTGCGCATCAATGGTTCGGTGATTTAGTGACCATGAAATGGTGGGACGATCTCTGGTTAAATGAAAGTTTTGCCAACATGATGGAATATGTGGCGGTTGACGCTATTGAACCGGATTGGCACATTTGGGAAACGTTCCAGACGTCAGAAGCACCGGCTGCGTTACAACGGGATGCCACGGACGGTGTGCAATCAGTCCATGTTCAAGTTGAAAATCCAGCTGAAATTGATTCGCTATTCGATAGCGCAATCGTGTACGCTAAAGGGGCACGGATGCTAGTAATGGTGCGGGCCTTAATTGGTGATGAAGCGCTACGCAAAGGTTTGAAACAATACTTTGAAACGCATCAATATGGTAACGCTACGGGGGCGGATCTCTGGCAAGCTTTGGGTGCGGCTTCTGGCATTGACCTGGCAACCATCATGCAGTCATGGCTCGAACAACCTGGCTACCCAGTCGTTACCGCGGCAGTCGTTGACGGTCAATTGACGTTAGCACAGACCCAATTCTTCATTGGCGACGGCCAAACGGCGGACCGCCAGTGGTCGATTCCACTGAACAGTAACTACGATGCGGCACCACAAATTTTGGCTGCACCGCGGGTAACTTTGGGCGACTACGCTGAATTACGGCAGGCGGCGGGCAAACCGTTCCGTATAAATGTCGGTAATAATTCTCACTTTATTGTCAAATACGACCAGACCTTATTGGATGATATTTTGAGCGATGCGGAAAGTTTAGATGCGATTTCACAATTACAAACGCTACAAGACTTGCGGCTCTTAGCTGAAGGTCGACAGATCTCATATGCAGCCGTCGTCCCATTGCTCGGCCGGTTTGCCAACAGCCAGTCAACGGTTGTTAACTTGGCGCTATACCGCGCAGCCGGTGATTTGAAACGCTTTGTGGATCCCGCTTCACCTGCGGAAAAACAATTGAAAGCCTTATATGATCAATTGAGTCAGGCCGAAGTGAAGCGCCTCGGTTGGACTGCTACAGTTGGTGAGACCATCGACGACCAACTATCACGTCCAGTTATTTTGAATGTTGCATTATATGCTGAAAATGCTGGAGCAATCTTGGCCGCTCATGAATTGTTTGAAGGTCATGCCAGTCAATTAGATCAATTGTCGGCAGATGTGCGACTCTTGATTTTACGGAATGAAGTACAGCATTTTGGCAACAAAGCGTTATTTGACAAGTTGCTGACCGCTTACCGTCAGTCTTCAGATGCAAGTTACAAAGCAGATATTTGCGCCGCATTGACGAGTACGACGGATGCAGACTTGATTGCGCGTTTGATCGTTGCATTTGAGGATGCGGATACGGTTAAACCACAAGACTTGCGGGCCTGGTATCGTGGCGTTTTGAGCAACCATGCTGGTGAACAAGCCGCTTGGGATTGGATTCGCAACGATTGGGCTTGGCTCGAAAAGACGGTCGGTGGTGACATGGAATTCACCACTTATATTACTGTCACTGCTGGTGTTTTCCGGACAGCCGAACGTTTAGCAGAGTTCAAAGCCTTCTTTGAACCAAAATTGAACACCCCAGGCTTAACCCGTGAAATCACGATGGATACCAAAGTGATTGAAAGTCGCGTTAGCTTGATTGAAGCCGAACAAGCAGCGGTCAATGACGCAGTTACTAAGGCCATTAACTAAAAATTGTTCAAAAAAAGTGTTGAGACACCGATAGCCGATGTTTCAACACTTTTTGACTGTCCTTAGAACGATTACGGTAAGAATAACACGGGATTGCTGGTTGCCTGGTCGTAGAAAATAAAATGTTTAGGCTGGTGTCGCGATTTAGTGTATTCAAACATGGTGCCATCTTGTAGGTATGAGTAATTGGTGATTACCGGGACCGTATTAAATTGTCCCAAGTTTAAATATTTATGATCGTCGGCCGTCGCGAGTGACATCATCAAAATGCGGCGCGTGGTCGCGATTTTTTGTGACAGTTGATGGATCAAGTAATCGTAAACTGATTCTTGGGCGATCTCCAGAGTCAGTTCAGGCATCACTTTTTTTAAAAAGTAACTTTCTTGTAAGATAAAAGGTTCGCCATCCAGAATCCGAATGCGCTTAATGTAGAAAACGGGCGTGCCAACTGGAAAGGAGCTTTCCTTGGCAATTTGCGTATCGACTAACTTTTCATCGAAAAATAGGACTCGTTTGGTGAATTTGGCTTCCCGATTTTTAGCCAGCCGATTAAAAGACGGTTGACCATTCTTGATAATCTGTTGTTCAAAGTTGCCATTATAGAGTACGATGACGCCTTTGCCGTGAACACTCTGGACTAAACCCTCGTCTGCCAGCTGTTTGATTGCCCGTCGCACGGTATTACGAGAGCAAGCATATTTTTGGATTAAAACTGCTTCAGTCGGGAGGGTGTCTTGATAGGAAAATTTGCCATTGATAATTAATTCTCTTAAATCTAAATAGATTTCTTTATATTTTGCTTTGATTGCGAGCCACTCCCTCCATGAACCAATTGTATCGGAGGAGAAAATTTTGTCAATTGTTTAAAC from Lactiplantibacillus brownii encodes:
- a CDS encoding UTRA domain-containing protein is translated as MDKIFSSDTIGSWREWLAIKAKYKEIYLDLRELIINGKFSYQDTLPTEAVLIQKYACSRNTVRRAIKQLADEGLVQSVHGKGVIVLYNGNFEQQIIKNGQPSFNRLAKNREAKFTKRVLFFDEKLVDTQIAKESSFPVGTPVFYIKRIRILDGEPFILQESYFLKKVMPELTLEIAQESVYDYLIHQLSQKIATTRRILMMSLATADDHKYLNLGQFNTVPVITNYSYLQDGTMFEYTKSRHQPKHFIFYDQATSNPVLFLP
- a CDS encoding M1 family metallopeptidase encodes the protein MSESTHLFHKFQPKHYNIYLDINRAQKLITGQTTITGEAKAKTISIHQKGLIITEVQADGVAVTFKDNPAQEAIDLDLAKTGEVTLVINYTAPLTDTMMGIYPSYYEINGEKKQIIGTQFETTAARQAFPCIDEPEAKATFDLAIKYDEHAGETTISNMPETKVENGVHYFDTTVKMSTYLIAFAFGELQSKLTTTKSGVKVGVFGTKAHQANELDFALDIAKRSIEFYEDFYQKPYPLPHSWQLALPDFSAGAMENWGLVTYREAYLLLDPDNTALDMKQRVATVIAHELAHQWFGDLVTMKWWDDLWLNESFANMMEYVAVDAIEPDWHIWETFQTSEAPAALQRDATDGVQSVHVQVENPAEIDSLFDSAIVYAKGARMLVMVRALIGDEALRKGLKQYFETHQYGNATGADLWQALGAASGIDLATIMQSWLEQPGYPVVTAAVVDGQLTLAQTQFFIGDGQTADRQWSIPLNSNYDAAPQILAAPRVTLGDYAELRQAAGKPFRINVGNNSHFIVKYDQTLLDDILSDAESLDAISQLQTLQDLRLLAEGRQISYAAVVPLLGRFANSQSTVVNLALYRAAGDLKRFVDPASPAEKQLKALYDQLSQAEVKRLGWTATVGETIDDQLSRPVILNVALYAENAGAILAAHELFEGHASQLDQLSADVRLLILRNEVQHFGNKALFDKLLTAYRQSSDASYKADICAALTSTTDADLIARLIVAFEDADTVKPQDLRAWYRGVLSNHAGEQAAWDWIRNDWAWLEKTVGGDMEFTTYITVTAGVFRTAERLAEFKAFFEPKLNTPGLTREITMDTKVIESRVSLIEAEQAAVNDAVTKAIN